Sequence from the Leucoraja erinacea ecotype New England unplaced genomic scaffold, Leri_hhj_1 Leri_369S, whole genome shotgun sequence genome:
acatgcaggcagaggggagtaGTTTAACTTGGTGCAGtgtacagcacggacattgtgggccgaagggcctgttcctgtgctgttccatgttgcGTGTTGTCCAGTTTGCCGTGTTCGCTGCTGATATCTGGTGCGTTGTGTAGACGTGAGCGGTGGTGAGCTGGGAGACCCGGTACGAACACTCACCGGGAACGCCGGGAACACCGGGAGCGCCGGGAACACCGGGAACGCCGAGGCAGAGACTGGGGCCCTGGCGGCCGGAACACAGAGCCGCAGAAAGAAGCAGCGGGCGGTCCGGACGATGCCCGCGGGCACGGCTGCCCCAGGTGGGTGGACGGACCAGGCTGgtagtgggtgtgtgggtgggcagTGGGTGTGTACAGAGGtgagtgtgggcaggtgggggggTGTATTGTTGGTGAGTCTGTGTCCACCTCAGGCCCCATGGCCGGGCTGCGGTACTAAGGAGGGGGAGGTGTGTCCCGAGGGAGAGTATTGGGTGGGGacggatgtgtggggggggggggggtactgtgtgtgtgggggatgggggggaggggtgaactgtgtgtgggggggactgtgtgggggggggactgtgtgtggggggggggtactgtgtgtggggggggcactGTGAAGGGAGGggtactgtgtgtggggggggggggactgtgggggggggggtgtgtgggggtgtggtgtgggggggggtactgtgtggggagggggatgtgtgtgggggggggggactgtgtggGGGGTTActgtggtgtgtgttgtgggaGGGGTACTGTGGGGGGTTACtaactgtgtgtgtggggagggggtactGTGGGGCGGTTTACTGACGGTGTCTTCTCTGCTGCAGGGCCAGGGCGTGCAGTTGCGGGACGAGCTGTACACGGCGTGTCGGAGCGGGGACCTGCAGCGGCTGCAGCAACTCCTCCGTCACCCCCCGGAGACCGGCTGCTGCTCCCCCCCCACCGCCCACAGCCCCCCAAccctggggagagaggggacgggGGGAGAGGACGCAGACACACGGGGAGAACCCATGTGGACACCGGCTAGACAGGACCAGGAGGGTCAGACGGACGAGACTGCGGTGGTTCCAACGTTGGAGATTGTAGCAAAGACTGCAGAGGAGACTGTGCCTGCACCAGAGAATGCACCAGTGACTGCACTGGAGCCTGCGACGGTGACTGTGCTGGAGCCTGCGGTGGCTGCACTGGAGCCTGCGGTGACGACTGCACTGGAGCCTGCGGTGACAACTGCACTGGAACCTGCGGTGACTGCACTGGAGCCTGCGGTGACAACTGCACTGGAACCTGCGGTGACTGCACTGGAGCCTGCGGTGACGAATGCACTGGAGCCTGCGGTGACAACTGC
This genomic interval carries:
- the LOC129693621 gene encoding uncharacterized protein LOC129693621, with the protein product MSKHPPARTQRRLQDNGPTAGQQKRPLQRSYRRSQLQLSPQAPVQFVHRRLQCIRHPQAPVQLSPQAPVHSSPQAPVQLFSPQAPVHSSPQAPVQLSPQAPVHSSPQAPVQSPQVPVQLSPQAPVQSPQVPVQLSPQAPVQSSPQAPVQPPQAPAQSPSQAPVQSLVHSLVQAQSPLQSLLQSPTLEPPQSRPSDPPGPV